In Bacillus sp. DX3.1, the following proteins share a genomic window:
- a CDS encoding VanW family protein, whose protein sequence is MARKLLTQRFPFLIPIRIGQRRLFKKISDRLKGYKFSKTFEQNPLPYRIYKHKSLLIRKLGDTDIQLQYNKITNLKLAICKINQVVIKPGETFSFWHLVGNSSEKAGYKEGIILMNGKAIKGIGGGLCQLGNLLYWMFLHSELETVERYRHSFDPFPDYGRVIPFGTGATLMNGIIDLKLRNNSNISYQVNLHLDEEYIYGEIRASQYPPYKYSIVEEDHHFVKKVDGQVYRQNKVYKKIVDRVTGNLVDKELVMENDCLVKYEVDDEKIVGSL, encoded by the coding sequence ATGGCAAGAAAATTATTAACACAAAGATTTCCTTTTTTAATTCCTATTAGAATCGGACAACGTAGGCTGTTTAAAAAAATAAGTGACCGTCTTAAAGGTTATAAATTTTCAAAAACATTTGAGCAAAATCCATTACCTTACAGGATTTATAAACATAAATCTTTGCTTATTAGAAAGTTAGGTGATACGGATATACAGCTACAATATAACAAAATCACCAATCTAAAGCTAGCCATCTGCAAAATAAACCAGGTTGTAATTAAACCGGGAGAAACATTTTCATTTTGGCATCTTGTTGGTAATTCTAGTGAAAAGGCTGGATATAAAGAAGGAATTATTCTAATGAATGGCAAAGCGATAAAGGGAATAGGCGGTGGTCTCTGTCAGTTAGGGAATCTTCTCTACTGGATGTTTCTTCATTCAGAATTGGAAACAGTGGAAAGATATCGTCATAGTTTCGACCCATTCCCTGACTATGGACGTGTGATTCCATTTGGAACAGGCGCCACTTTGATGAATGGTATTATTGATCTCAAATTGAGAAACAATTCAAATATTTCCTATCAAGTCAATCTACATCTTGACGAAGAATATATATACGGAGAAATTAGGGCATCTCAGTATCCTCCATATAAGTATTCTATCGTTGAAGAAGATCATCATTTTGTAAAAAAAGTAGATGGTCAAGTATACAGACAAAATAAAGTTTATAAAAAAATAGTTGATCGTGTCACAGGTAACTTAGTTGACAAAGAGCTAGTCATGGAAAATGATTGCTTAGTAAAATATGAAGTAGATGATGAGAAAATTGTGGGTTCTTTATAG